From the genome of Holophagales bacterium:
CGGCCTCCGTCGGCAGCTCGTGGAGAGCGTTCACGACGACGGTCTCTCCTGCGAGGAGCCTGCCTCTGACCCACGAGAGCTCGCGGATCGCGTTCGCCGTGTCGAGCTGGACGCCCGTCCGGGCCCACTGATGCGCCGACACGACGCCGTGGGTCTCGGGATCGAACTGGTAGAAGCTTGCCCGGTCCGTTCCCAGCTGCATCACGACACGTTCGAGGGCCGCGGCGATCTCCTCGTCCACGCCTTCGGCCGCCACGACCGCGAACCGGGCCGAGAGCTCGCCGAGAAGCTGCGTGAACCGCTGTTCCGACAAAGGCGACGAGCATTCTAGCCGGGCTCCCACGATATCTCGCGGGTGGCGCGATATTTCGCGGGCCACGCTCTCGATTCATACCGTCGGCCGAGCCCCAACCAGGCCACAAGACGTTACTCGTCAATCACTTGTCAAAGAGGGCTGCGCAACGCCCTCGGCGGCACGGCGGTTGCGCTGACACTCGCGTGGACCTGCACATCTCCACAGACGAGAAGAACGGTCTTCTGACCGTCCGCGTGGCCGGCCGGCTCAGCTCGGTCGGGCTCGGGGAGCTCCGCCGGGCGTGCCGCGAAGCCGCCCGGGTCCGGCTCGACCTCTCCGACCTCGTCTCCGCGGACGAAGCGGGGACGACCTTCCTGGCCGCGATGCGCGACTCCGGTGCCGACCTCGCCGGCGTGCCGCCCTACATCGACCTGCTGCTCCGGGCTCGGCTCCAGTCGACTGCGTAAGCCCGGGCTCTCCTCTTCAAACCGCACCCGTCAAACGAACGAACCGACGACGACTCCAAAGGAGGCCCCCGTGACTCGACGCAACCCCGTTTCTCTCTCCCTGCTCCTGGCCGCCGCGCTCGTAGCGCCCGGGGCCCACGCGCAGGCGCCGAAAGCGGCTCCGGCGGCCAAGGCGCCCGCGACCGCGAAGAAGCCGAACATCCTCGTCATCTGGGGCGACGACATCGGCGGCTTCAACATCAGCGCCTACAACCGCGGAATGATGGGCTACAAGACGCCCAACATCGACCGGATCGCGAGCGAAGGCGCCCTCTTCACCGACTGGTACGGCCAGCAGAGCTGCACGGCGGGCCGCGCGGCGTTCGTCACCGGCCAATCCCCCATCCGCACCGGTCTGACGAAAGTCGGCCTCCCCGGGGCGCCCGAGGGGATGAAGAAGGAAGACCCGACCGTCGCCACGCTGCTCAAGGCGCAGGGCTACGTCACCGGCCAGTTCGGCAAGAACCACCTCGGCGACCGCGACGAGATGCTCCCGACGAAGCACGGCTTCGACGAGTTCTTCGGCAACCTCTACCACCTGAACGCCGAGGAGGAGCCCGAGCACCCCGACTATCCGAAGGACCCGGAGTTCAAGAAGAAGTTCGGCCCGCGCGGCGTCATCCACAGCTTCGCCGACGGCCGCATGACCGACACCGGGCCGCTCACGAGGAAGCGGATGGAGACGATCGACGAGGAGGTCACGGCGAAGGCGCTCGACTTCATGGAGCGCGCGAGGAAGTCCGACAAGCCGTTCTTCCTCTGGTGGAACTCGACCCGAATGCACGTCTTCACGCACCTGAAGGCGGCGTCCGAGGGGAAGACCGGTCTCGGCATCTACGCCGACGGCATGGTGGAGCACGACGGCCACGTCGGGCAGGTCCTCGCGAAGCTCAAGGAGCTCGGCCTCGACGAGAACACCATCGTCATGTACTCGACCGACAACGGCGCCGAGACCTTCACGTGGCCGGACGGCGGCACGACGATGTTCCGCGGCGAGAAGAACACCCAGTGGGAAGGCGGCTACCGCGTCCCCGCAATCCTCCGCTGGCCCGGCGTCATCAAGCCCGGGACCGTGAACAACGAGATCGGCGCGCACGAGGACATGCTGACGACCCTCCTCGCCGCCGCGGGCGACACCACGGTGAAGGAAGACCTCCTCAAGGGGCGGAACGTCGGCGGCACGACCTACAAGGTCCACCTCGACGGCTACAACCTCCTTCCCGCCCTCAAGGGCGAGGCGGCGTGGCCGCGCAAAGAGTTCATCTACTGGACCGACGACGGCAGCGTCGCGGCCCTCAGGTACGAGAACTGGAAGGTCACCTTCCTGCAGCAGGAC
Proteins encoded in this window:
- a CDS encoding arylsulfatase — translated: MAAALVAPGAHAQAPKAAPAAKAPATAKKPNILVIWGDDIGGFNISAYNRGMMGYKTPNIDRIASEGALFTDWYGQQSCTAGRAAFVTGQSPIRTGLTKVGLPGAPEGMKKEDPTVATLLKAQGYVTGQFGKNHLGDRDEMLPTKHGFDEFFGNLYHLNAEEEPEHPDYPKDPEFKKKFGPRGVIHSFADGRMTDTGPLTRKRMETIDEEVTAKALDFMERARKSDKPFFLWWNSTRMHVFTHLKAASEGKTGLGIYADGMVEHDGHVGQVLAKLKELGLDENTIVMYSTDNGAETFTWPDGGTTMFRGEKNTQWEGGYRVPAILRWPGVIKPGTVNNEIGAHEDMLTTLLAAAGDTTVKEDLLKGRNVGGTTYKVHLDGYNLLPALKGEAAWPRKEFIYWTDDGSVAALRYENWKVTFLQQDAEGLKVWQQPFTPLRAPTITNLRMDPFERAEHENAMGFQRWYMDHMFVIAPAGAYVGRWLQSFREFPPRQKPGSFNLDRVMEAVTANPGNG